In Bacteroidota bacterium, one DNA window encodes the following:
- a CDS encoding OmpA family protein: protein MKLISNRKKSELRNCNFIFLIICFSFFSSHCFSQEVEPVVNNTDFRSVFDQAEEYLLNENYEKALPLYEQLLLQNQNNGNWNFKVGLCYLNSPSEYSRSVNYFERAAAAWSANSKDDSYKEDKAPLVAQLYLGDAYHRNYRFDDAIEVYKKFKTFIPEKDKVYLSYIDYKIQLCKNAQQLTADPVNMIIRNLGDSINSPYADYSPVISADESILLFTSRRPENVGGLTDANGKYFEDIYISYRTEDDMAWTKAKNVGPPINTAGHEATIGTSVDGQILFMYKDDEDSGSIYITNMQGDNWTIPEKVGGDVNSKHWESHATLSADGNTLFFVSNRPGGYGGRDIYRCKKLPTGAWSKAMNLGPNINTRYEEDSPFLQPGSSQLYFSSQGHKSMGGFDIFTSNFVDTGIMGGWTEPENIGYPVNTTGDDIFFVPTIDNKRAYYSSFAEGSYGDKDIYMLTLPEKEESKLTVLRGTVVDDFGKLPPGVMITVTDANNGDIVGNYAPNPKTGKYLFILPHGKTYTLLYEADGYHSVNNKYKVEPGKEYLSTEMVFILKEVKLEKQALGTVGVFGTVTDIQKKTVKSAKINVVDNTTGKSAGNYLSDNTGKFSFVLERGKNYNLSFDAAGYLFQSENVNMPKEQIYSSVEKNVVLQPIATGSKTILNNIFFDFTKAKLRKESFVELDKVYALLKEKTDMKVEISGHTDNKGNDKLNLKLSKDRAKAVMDYLVKKGISKSRLTSQGYGKEQPIASNDTDAGRQLNRRVELKILSK from the coding sequence ATGAAACTAATTTCAAACAGGAAAAAATCAGAACTTAGAAATTGTAATTTTATTTTTCTGATTATCTGCTTTTCATTTTTTTCTTCTCATTGCTTTTCGCAGGAGGTAGAACCTGTTGTTAATAATACCGACTTCCGCTCCGTGTTTGATCAGGCGGAAGAATACCTTCTTAATGAAAACTATGAAAAAGCATTGCCTCTTTACGAACAACTGCTTTTACAGAATCAGAATAACGGAAACTGGAATTTTAAAGTAGGTCTTTGTTATCTTAATTCACCTTCTGAGTACAGCAGGTCGGTTAATTATTTTGAACGTGCAGCAGCAGCCTGGTCTGCAAATTCAAAAGATGATTCTTACAAGGAAGACAAAGCCCCGCTCGTTGCCCAGCTCTATCTGGGCGATGCCTATCACCGCAATTATCGCTTTGATGATGCCATAGAGGTTTACAAAAAATTCAAAACATTTATTCCGGAGAAAGACAAAGTATATCTGTCTTACATTGATTATAAAATACAGCTGTGCAAAAACGCCCAGCAGCTAACGGCTGATCCCGTAAACATGATTATCCGGAATCTCGGGGATTCCATCAACAGCCCTTATGCTGATTATTCTCCGGTGATTTCTGCCGATGAATCCATTCTTCTTTTCACTTCCCGCAGGCCGGAAAATGTGGGCGGCTTAACAGATGCAAACGGAAAATATTTTGAAGACATTTACATTTCCTACAGAACTGAAGATGATATGGCATGGACAAAGGCGAAAAATGTGGGACCTCCCATCAACACTGCAGGGCATGAAGCCACCATTGGAACTTCAGTGGACGGACAAATTCTTTTCATGTACAAAGATGACGAAGACAGCGGAAGCATTTACATAACAAACATGCAGGGAGATAACTGGACCATTCCTGAAAAAGTGGGCGGTGACGTAAACAGCAAGCATTGGGAATCTCATGCAACACTTTCGGCTGATGGCAACACGCTTTTTTTTGTGAGTAACCGTCCGGGCGGTTATGGCGGAAGAGACATATACCGATGTAAAAAACTTCCCACCGGAGCTTGGAGCAAGGCGATGAATCTGGGTCCCAACATCAACACAAGGTACGAAGAAGATTCTCCTTTTCTTCAGCCGGGAAGCAGCCAGCTTTATTTTTCTTCACAAGGACATAAAAGCATGGGTGGGTTCGACATCTTTACCAGCAATTTTGTTGATACCGGAATTATGGGAGGATGGACAGAGCCGGAAAATATCGGGTATCCTGTGAACACAACAGGCGATGATATTTTCTTTGTGCCTACCATTGATAACAAACGTGCGTATTATTCTTCCTTTGCCGAAGGAAGTTATGGTGATAAGGATATTTACATGCTCACCCTTCCTGAAAAAGAAGAATCAAAACTCACAGTGCTCCGCGGAACGGTGGTGGATGATTTTGGAAAACTTCCTCCCGGAGTGATGATTACCGTTACGGATGCCAACAACGGAGACATTGTTGGAAATTATGCTCCTAATCCCAAAACGGGAAAATACCTTTTCATTCTTCCGCACGGAAAAACATACACCCTGCTTTATGAAGCGGATGGCTACCATTCCGTAAACAATAAATACAAGGTAGAGCCGGGCAAGGAATATCTTTCCACGGAAATGGTTTTCATCCTGAAAGAAGTAAAACTTGAAAAACAAGCGCTTGGCACAGTGGGCGTTTTCGGAACGGTGACAGACATTCAGAAAAAAACAGTGAAGAGCGCGAAAATCAATGTGGTGGATAATACAACCGGAAAATCAGCCGGCAATTATTTATCTGATAACACGGGAAAGTTTTCTTTTGTACTTGAACGCGGAAAGAATTACAACCTCTCTTTTGATGCCGCTGGATATTTATTTCAATCGGAGAACGTAAACATGCCCAAGGAACAGATTTATTCTTCCGTAGAAAAAAATGTGGTGCTTCAGCCCATTGCCACCGGAAGCAAAACCATTCTTAATAATATATTTTTCGATTTCACGAAAGCAAAGCTTCGCAAGGAATCTTTTGTGGAACTCGACAAAGTGTATGCACTTCTTAAGGAAAAAACAGATATGAAGGTTGAGATTTCTGGGCATACCGATAATAAAGGCAATGATAAACTGAATTTGAAACTTTCTAAAGACAGAGCCAAAGCCGTGATGGATTACTTGGTGAAAAAAGGCATCAGCAAATCGCGCCTTACTTCACAGGGATACGGCAAAGAGCAGCCCATTGCCTCCAATGATACCGATGCGGGCAGGCAGCTGAACCGAAGAGTGGAGTTAAAGATTCTTAGTAAATAA